The following proteins are co-located in the Pan troglodytes isolate AG18354 chromosome 5, NHGRI_mPanTro3-v2.0_pri, whole genome shotgun sequence genome:
- the PLA2G7 gene encoding platelet-activating factor acetylhydrolase isoform X3, whose translation MAAASFGQTKIPRGNGPYSVGCTDLMFDHTNKGTFLRLYYPSQDNDRLDTLWIPNKEYFWGLSKFLGTHWLMGNILRLLFGSMTTPANWNSLLRPGEKYPLVVFSHGLGAFRTLYSAIGIDLASHGFIVAAVEHRDRSASATYYFKDQSAAEIGDKSWLYLRTLKQEEETHIRNEQVRQRAKECSQALSLILDIDHGKPVKNALDLKFDMEQLKDSINREKIAVIGHSFGGATVIQTLSEDQRFRCGIALDAWMFPLGDEVYSRIPQPLFFINSEYFQYPANIIKMKKCYSPDKERKMITIRGSVHQNFADFTFATGKIIGHMLKLKGDIDSDVAIDLSNKASLAFLQKHLGLHKDFDQWDCLIEGDDENLIPGTNINTTNQHIMLQNSSGIEKYN comes from the exons ATGGCTGCTGCAAGCTTTGGCCAAACTAAAATCCCCCGGGGAAATGGGCCTTATTCCGTTGGTTGTACAGACTTAATGTTTGATCACACTAATAAG GGCACCTTCTTGCGTTTATATTATCCATCCCAAGATAATGATCGCCTTGACACCCTTTGGATcccaaataaagaatatttttgggGTCTTAGCAAATTTCTTGGAACACACTGGCTTATGGGCAACATTTTGAGGTTACTCTTTG GTTCAATGACAACTCCTGCAAACTGGAATTCCCTTCTGAGGCCTGGTGAAAAATATCCACTTGTTGTTTTTTCTCATGGTCTTGGGGCATTCAG AACACTTTATTCTGCTATTGGCATTGACCTGGCATCTCATGGGTTTATAGTTGCTGCTGTAGAACACAG AGATAGATCTGCATCTGCAACTTACTATTTCAAGGACCAATCTGCTGCAGAAATAGGGGACAAGTCTTGGCTCTACCTTAGAACCCTGAAACAAGAGGAGGAGACACATATACGAAATGAGCAG GTACggcaaagagcaaaagaatgttcCCAAGCTCTCAGTCTGATTCTTGACATTGATCATGGAAAGCCAGTGAAGAATGCATTAGATTTAAAGTTTGATATGGAACAACTGAAG GACTCTATCAATAGGGAAAAAATAGCAGTAATTGGACATTCTTTTGGTGGAGCAACGGTTATTCAGACTCTTAGTGAAGATCAGAGATTCAG ATGTGGTATTGCCCTGGATGCATGGATGTTTCCACTGGGTGATGAAGTATATTCCAGAATTCCTCAGCCCCTCTTTTTTATCAACTCTGAATATTTCCAATATCCTGctaatatcataaaaatgaaaaaatgctacTCAcctgataaagaaagaaagatgattaCAATCAG GGGTTCAGTCCACCAGAATTTTGCTGACTTCACTTTTGCAACTGGCAAAATAATTGGACACATGCTCAAATTAAAGGGAGACATAGATTCAGATGTAGCTATTGATCTTAGCAACAAAGCTTCATTAGCATTCTTACAAAAGCATTTAG GACTTCATAAAGATTTTGATCAGTGGGACTGCTTGATTGAAGGAGATGATGAAAATCTTATTCCAGGGACCAACATTAACACAACCAATCAACACATCATGTTACAGAACTCTTCAGGAATAGAGAAATACAATTAG
- the PLA2G7 gene encoding platelet-activating factor acetylhydrolase isoform X1: protein MVPPKLHVLFCLCGCLAVVYPFDWQYINPVAHMKSSAWVNKIQVLMAAASFGQTKIPRGNGPYSVGCTDLMFDHTNKGTFLRLYYPSQDNDRLDTLWIPNKEYFWGLSKFLGTHWLMGNILRLLFGSMTTPANWNSLLRPGEKYPLVVFSHGLGAFRTLYSAIGIDLASHGFIVAAVEHRDRSASATYYFKDQSAAEIGDKSWLYLRTLKQEEETHIRNEQVRQRAKECSQALSLILDIDHGKPVKNALDLKFDMEQLKDSINREKIAVIGHSFGGATVIQTLSEDQRFRCGIALDAWMFPLGDEVYSRIPQPLFFINSEYFQYPANIIKMKKCYSPDKERKMITIRGSVHQNFADFTFATGKIIGHMLKLKGDIDSDVAIDLSNKASLAFLQKHLGLHKDFDQWDCLIEGDDENLIPGTNINTTNQHIMLQNSSGIEKYN, encoded by the exons CATGGGTCAACAAAATACAAGTACTGATGGCTGCTGCAAGCTTTGGCCAAACTAAAATCCCCCGGGGAAATGGGCCTTATTCCGTTGGTTGTACAGACTTAATGTTTGATCACACTAATAAG GGCACCTTCTTGCGTTTATATTATCCATCCCAAGATAATGATCGCCTTGACACCCTTTGGATcccaaataaagaatatttttgggGTCTTAGCAAATTTCTTGGAACACACTGGCTTATGGGCAACATTTTGAGGTTACTCTTTG GTTCAATGACAACTCCTGCAAACTGGAATTCCCTTCTGAGGCCTGGTGAAAAATATCCACTTGTTGTTTTTTCTCATGGTCTTGGGGCATTCAG AACACTTTATTCTGCTATTGGCATTGACCTGGCATCTCATGGGTTTATAGTTGCTGCTGTAGAACACAG AGATAGATCTGCATCTGCAACTTACTATTTCAAGGACCAATCTGCTGCAGAAATAGGGGACAAGTCTTGGCTCTACCTTAGAACCCTGAAACAAGAGGAGGAGACACATATACGAAATGAGCAG GTACggcaaagagcaaaagaatgttcCCAAGCTCTCAGTCTGATTCTTGACATTGATCATGGAAAGCCAGTGAAGAATGCATTAGATTTAAAGTTTGATATGGAACAACTGAAG GACTCTATCAATAGGGAAAAAATAGCAGTAATTGGACATTCTTTTGGTGGAGCAACGGTTATTCAGACTCTTAGTGAAGATCAGAGATTCAG ATGTGGTATTGCCCTGGATGCATGGATGTTTCCACTGGGTGATGAAGTATATTCCAGAATTCCTCAGCCCCTCTTTTTTATCAACTCTGAATATTTCCAATATCCTGctaatatcataaaaatgaaaaaatgctacTCAcctgataaagaaagaaagatgattaCAATCAG GGGTTCAGTCCACCAGAATTTTGCTGACTTCACTTTTGCAACTGGCAAAATAATTGGACACATGCTCAAATTAAAGGGAGACATAGATTCAGATGTAGCTATTGATCTTAGCAACAAAGCTTCATTAGCATTCTTACAAAAGCATTTAG GACTTCATAAAGATTTTGATCAGTGGGACTGCTTGATTGAAGGAGATGATGAAAATCTTATTCCAGGGACCAACATTAACACAACCAATCAACACATCATGTTACAGAACTCTTCAGGAATAGAGAAATACAATTAG